The following are encoded in a window of Eschrichtius robustus isolate mEscRob2 chromosome 1, mEscRob2.pri, whole genome shotgun sequence genomic DNA:
- the RASGRP1 gene encoding RAS guanyl-releasing protein 1 isoform X3: protein MMVSLGHLAKGASLDDLIDSCVQSFDADGNLCRSNQLLQVMLTMHRILISSAELLQKVITLYKDALAKNSPGLCLKICYFVRYWITEFWIMFKMDASLASTMEEFQELVKANGQELHCRLIDTTQINARDWSRKLTQRIKSNTSKKRKVSLLFDHLEPEELSEHLTYLEFKSFRRISFSDYQNYLVNSCVKENPTMERSIALCNGISQWVQLMVLSRPTPQLRAEVFIKFIQVAQKLHQLQNFNTLMAVIGGLCHSSISRLKETSSHVPHEINKVLGEMTELLSSCRNYDNYRRAYGECTHFKIPILGVHLKDLISLYEAMPDYLEEGKVNVHKLLALYNHINELVQLQEVAPPLEANKDLVHLLTLSLDLYYTEDEIYELSYAREPRNHKAPPLTPSKPPVVVDWASGVSPKPDPKTISKHVQRMVDSVFKNYDHDQDGYISQEEFEKIAASFPFSFCVMDKDREGLISREEITAYFMRASSIYSKLGLGFPHSFQETTYLKPTFCDNCAGFLWGVIKQGYRCKDCGMNCHKQCKDLVVFECKKRAKNSTAPTENSTSVGPASSLCSLGAKDLLHAPEEGHFTFPNGEAVEHNEESKDRTIMLMGVSSQKISVRLKRTVAHKATQTEALSWLGSEGPSSHFVLSSPRKTAQDTLYVLPSTTSPCPSPVLVRKQAFVKWENKESLIKSKEELRHLRLPTYQELEQEINTLKADNNALKIQLKYAQKKIETLQLARSNHVLAQLEQGDCS from the exons CTATAAGGATGCCTTGGCAAAGAATTCACCAGGGCTTTGCCTGAAGATCTGCTATTTTGTAAG GTATTGGATAACAGAATTCTGGATCATGTTTAAAATGGATGCCAGCTTGGCAAGCACTATGGAAGAGTTTCAGGAACTGGTGAAAGCTAACGGCCAGGAGCTGCACTGCCGCCTGATTGACACAACTCAAAT CAATGCCCGTGACTGGTCCAGGAAACTGACTCAAAGGATAAAATCGAACACCAGCAAGAAACGGAAAGTCTCCCTGCTCTTTGACCATCTGGAACCAGAAGAGCTCTCCGAGCACCTTACCTACCTGGAGTTCAAGTCCTTCCGGAGGATATCT TTCTCCGATTATCAGAATTACCTTGTGAATAGCTGCGTGAAGGAGAACCCTACCATGGAGCGGTCCATTGCCCTGTGTAACGGCATCTCCCAGTGGGTACAACTGATGGTTCTCAgccgccccaccccccagctccgAGCTGAAGTCTTCATCAAGTTCATCCAGGTGGCTCAG AAGCTCCACCAACTACAGAACTTCAATACGTTGATGGCTGTGATAGGAGGGCTCTGTCACAGCtcaatctccaggctcaaggagACAAGTTCACATGTCCCGCATGAAATCAATAAG GTTCTGGGTGAGATGACCGAGCTGCTGTCCTCCTGCAGAAACTATGACAACTACCGGCGTGCCTACGGGGAGTGCACCCACTTCAAGATCCCCATCCTGGGGGTGCACCTCAAGGACCTCATCTCCCTGTATGAAGCCATGCCCGACTATCTGGAGGAGGGGAAGGTGAACGTCCACAAGCTGCTGGCCCTTTACAATCATATCAATGAACTGGTCCAGCTGCAAGAGGTGGCCCCACCCCTGGAGGCCAACAAGGACCTGGTGCACCTGCTGACG TTATCCCTAGATCTCTACTACACTGAAGACGAAATCTACGAGCTTTCTTATGCCCGGGAACCCAGGAACCACAAAGCCCCA CCACTAACACCTTCAAAGCCACCAGTAGTAGTGGACTGGGCCTCTGGAGTATCTCCCAAACCTGATCCAAAGACCATAAGCAAACATGTTCAGAGGATGGTGGAT TCTGTCTTCAAGAACTATGATCATGACCAGGATGGATACATTTCCCAGGAAGAATTTGAAAAGATTGCTGCgagttttccattttccttctgtGTGATGGACAAAGACAG GGAAGGCCTCATCAGCAGAGAAGAGATCACTGCCTACTTCATGAGGGCCAGCTCCATCTACTCCAAGCTGGGCCTGGGCTTTCCTCACAGCTTCCAAGAGACAACCTACCTGAAGCCCACTTTCTGTGACAACTGTGCTGGATTT CTCTGGGGAGTGATCAAACAAGGGTATCGGTGTAAAG ACTGCGGGATGAACTGCCACAAACAATGCAAAGACCTGGTTGTGTTCGAGTGCAAGAAGCGAGCCAAGAACTCAACAGCTCCCACAGAGAACAGCACCTCTGTGGGGCCAGCGTCCAGCCTTTGCTCGTTGGGAGCCAAAGATCTGCTCCATG CACCAGAGGAAGGACATTTCACATTCCCTAATGGGGAGGCTGTGGAACACAATGAGGAGAGTAAGGATCGGACCATCATGCTCATGGGAGTGTCCTCACAGAAGATTTCTGTTCGGCTGAAGAGGACTGTTGCCCACAAGGCCACCCAGACCGAAGCACTGTCTTGGCTTGGCAGTGAGGGCCCTTCCAGTCACTTTGTGCTATCTTCCCCAAGGAAGACAGCCCAGGATACTCTGTATGTACTTCCCAGCACTACATCTCCATGCCCCAGCCCAGTCTTGGTCAGAAAGCAGGCTTTCGTCAAGTGGGAGAATAAAGAATCCCTCATAAAATCAAAGGAGGAGCTCCGTCACCTCAGACTCCCAACCTACCAAGAGCTGGAACAG gaaataaataccCTGAAAGCAGATAATAATGCTCTAAAGATCCAACTGAAATATGCACAGAAGAAGATAGAAACCCTCCAGCTTGCAAGAAGCAATCATGTCTTGGCACAGCTGGAGCAGGGTGACTGTTCTTAG
- the RASGRP1 gene encoding RAS guanyl-releasing protein 1 isoform X4 — translation MLTMHRILISSAELLQKVITLYKDALAKNSPGLCLKICYFVRYWITEFWIMFKMDASLASTMEEFQELVKANGQELHCRLIDTTQINARDWSRKLTQRIKSNTSKKRKVSLLFDHLEPEELSEHLTYLEFKSFRRISFSDYQNYLVNSCVKENPTMERSIALCNGISQWVQLMVLSRPTPQLRAEVFIKFIQVAQKLHQLQNFNTLMAVIGGLCHSSISRLKETSSHVPHEINKVLGEMTELLSSCRNYDNYRRAYGECTHFKIPILGVHLKDLISLYEAMPDYLEEGKVNVHKLLALYNHINELVQLQEVAPPLEANKDLVHLLTLSLDLYYTEDEIYELSYAREPRNHKAPPLTPSKPPVVVDWASGVSPKPDPKTISKHVQRMVDSVFKNYDHDQDGYISQEEFEKIAASFPFSFCVMDKDREGLISREEITAYFMRASSIYSKLGLGFPHSFQETTYLKPTFCDNCAGFLWGVIKQGYRCKDCGMNCHKQCKDLVVFECKKRAKNSTAPTENSTSVGPASSLCSLGAKDLLHAPEEGHFTFPNGEAVEHNEESKDRTIMLMGVSSQKISVRLKRTVAHKATQTEALSWLGSEGPSSHFVLSSPRKTAQDTLYVLPSTTSPCPSPVLVRKQAFVKWENKESLIKSKEELRHLRLPTYQELEQEINTLKADNNALKIQLKYAQKKIETLQLARSNHVLAQLEQGDCS, via the exons CTATAAGGATGCCTTGGCAAAGAATTCACCAGGGCTTTGCCTGAAGATCTGCTATTTTGTAAG GTATTGGATAACAGAATTCTGGATCATGTTTAAAATGGATGCCAGCTTGGCAAGCACTATGGAAGAGTTTCAGGAACTGGTGAAAGCTAACGGCCAGGAGCTGCACTGCCGCCTGATTGACACAACTCAAAT CAATGCCCGTGACTGGTCCAGGAAACTGACTCAAAGGATAAAATCGAACACCAGCAAGAAACGGAAAGTCTCCCTGCTCTTTGACCATCTGGAACCAGAAGAGCTCTCCGAGCACCTTACCTACCTGGAGTTCAAGTCCTTCCGGAGGATATCT TTCTCCGATTATCAGAATTACCTTGTGAATAGCTGCGTGAAGGAGAACCCTACCATGGAGCGGTCCATTGCCCTGTGTAACGGCATCTCCCAGTGGGTACAACTGATGGTTCTCAgccgccccaccccccagctccgAGCTGAAGTCTTCATCAAGTTCATCCAGGTGGCTCAG AAGCTCCACCAACTACAGAACTTCAATACGTTGATGGCTGTGATAGGAGGGCTCTGTCACAGCtcaatctccaggctcaaggagACAAGTTCACATGTCCCGCATGAAATCAATAAG GTTCTGGGTGAGATGACCGAGCTGCTGTCCTCCTGCAGAAACTATGACAACTACCGGCGTGCCTACGGGGAGTGCACCCACTTCAAGATCCCCATCCTGGGGGTGCACCTCAAGGACCTCATCTCCCTGTATGAAGCCATGCCCGACTATCTGGAGGAGGGGAAGGTGAACGTCCACAAGCTGCTGGCCCTTTACAATCATATCAATGAACTGGTCCAGCTGCAAGAGGTGGCCCCACCCCTGGAGGCCAACAAGGACCTGGTGCACCTGCTGACG TTATCCCTAGATCTCTACTACACTGAAGACGAAATCTACGAGCTTTCTTATGCCCGGGAACCCAGGAACCACAAAGCCCCA CCACTAACACCTTCAAAGCCACCAGTAGTAGTGGACTGGGCCTCTGGAGTATCTCCCAAACCTGATCCAAAGACCATAAGCAAACATGTTCAGAGGATGGTGGAT TCTGTCTTCAAGAACTATGATCATGACCAGGATGGATACATTTCCCAGGAAGAATTTGAAAAGATTGCTGCgagttttccattttccttctgtGTGATGGACAAAGACAG GGAAGGCCTCATCAGCAGAGAAGAGATCACTGCCTACTTCATGAGGGCCAGCTCCATCTACTCCAAGCTGGGCCTGGGCTTTCCTCACAGCTTCCAAGAGACAACCTACCTGAAGCCCACTTTCTGTGACAACTGTGCTGGATTT CTCTGGGGAGTGATCAAACAAGGGTATCGGTGTAAAG ACTGCGGGATGAACTGCCACAAACAATGCAAAGACCTGGTTGTGTTCGAGTGCAAGAAGCGAGCCAAGAACTCAACAGCTCCCACAGAGAACAGCACCTCTGTGGGGCCAGCGTCCAGCCTTTGCTCGTTGGGAGCCAAAGATCTGCTCCATG CACCAGAGGAAGGACATTTCACATTCCCTAATGGGGAGGCTGTGGAACACAATGAGGAGAGTAAGGATCGGACCATCATGCTCATGGGAGTGTCCTCACAGAAGATTTCTGTTCGGCTGAAGAGGACTGTTGCCCACAAGGCCACCCAGACCGAAGCACTGTCTTGGCTTGGCAGTGAGGGCCCTTCCAGTCACTTTGTGCTATCTTCCCCAAGGAAGACAGCCCAGGATACTCTGTATGTACTTCCCAGCACTACATCTCCATGCCCCAGCCCAGTCTTGGTCAGAAAGCAGGCTTTCGTCAAGTGGGAGAATAAAGAATCCCTCATAAAATCAAAGGAGGAGCTCCGTCACCTCAGACTCCCAACCTACCAAGAGCTGGAACAG gaaataaataccCTGAAAGCAGATAATAATGCTCTAAAGATCCAACTGAAATATGCACAGAAGAAGATAGAAACCCTCCAGCTTGCAAGAAGCAATCATGTCTTGGCACAGCTGGAGCAGGGTGACTGTTCTTAG